One region of Xylanimonas ulmi genomic DNA includes:
- a CDS encoding serine/arginine repetitive matrix protein 2: MYTTDESMRIEQESHLKLLHEKLATAVGALVTGEEWMRALMVSARLRAYSAMNGVLICVGLAEQHAQGLVPTDTPTMVAGIKQWNSLGRTVIKGQHGLVIRLPVFGRYTAEYPDAPEATWRRLGNWERLAPGEVLKRRLVNTKVGRVFDICQTEGAPVEPLPAPVLLTGQAPESLWDGIAAQIAAHGFDLQLVGSAAEIGGANGLTNYLTKTVQVRTDVEPLSAARTLTHELAHLLAHGPSAEDATMHRGIVEVEAESTAALVLGAHGVDTSRYTVPYVATWASSVPGDQVETVMRTFDRVAKTATTILGQLDTAQVGNGLPPGLDRDGHTRQRGASRNGPTTQRATGRTREVVSR, encoded by the coding sequence ATGTACACCACCGATGAGAGCATGCGGATCGAGCAGGAATCCCACCTGAAGCTCCTGCACGAGAAGTTGGCCACCGCGGTCGGCGCACTGGTCACGGGTGAGGAGTGGATGCGCGCCCTGATGGTGAGCGCTCGCCTCCGGGCCTACTCGGCGATGAACGGCGTGCTGATCTGCGTGGGCCTCGCCGAGCAGCACGCGCAGGGCCTCGTCCCGACGGACACCCCCACGATGGTCGCCGGCATCAAGCAGTGGAACTCGCTGGGCCGCACCGTCATCAAGGGTCAGCACGGCCTCGTGATCCGCCTGCCCGTCTTCGGCCGCTACACCGCCGAGTACCCCGATGCCCCCGAGGCGACGTGGCGTCGCCTCGGCAACTGGGAGCGGCTCGCGCCCGGCGAGGTACTCAAGCGCAGGCTCGTGAACACGAAGGTTGGCCGGGTCTTCGACATCTGCCAGACGGAAGGAGCACCGGTCGAACCGCTCCCCGCACCGGTCCTCCTGACGGGTCAGGCACCCGAGAGCCTTTGGGACGGCATCGCCGCCCAGATCGCCGCCCACGGCTTCGACCTCCAGCTCGTCGGCTCCGCAGCGGAGATCGGTGGGGCGAACGGTCTGACGAACTACCTGACCAAGACCGTCCAGGTCCGCACGGATGTCGAGCCCTTGTCCGCTGCCCGTACGTTGACGCACGAGCTCGCGCACCTGTTGGCTCACGGTCCCTCCGCCGAGGACGCGACCATGCATCGCGGCATCGTCGAGGTCGAGGCCGAGTCGACCGCCGCGCTCGTGCTCGGGGCCCACGGTGTCGACACCTCCCGGTACACGGTCCCGTACGTCGCGACGTGGGCGTCGTCGGTCCCGGGCGACCAGGTCGAGACGGTCATGCGCACCTTTGACCGCGTCGCCAAGACCGCGACGACGATCCTCGGCCAGCTCGACACGGCACAGGTCGGCAACGGCCTCCCGCCCGGCCTGGACCGCGACGGACACACCCGCCAGCGCGGCGCGAGCCGCAACGGCCCGACGACGCAGCGTGCGACGGGCCGAACCCGTGAGGTGGTGTCCCGATGA
- a CDS encoding helix-turn-helix transcriptional regulator: MRVLPRPFVRRALDRPVMGQLLVTDAGFFPRAVRHRRRRPAGTEQLVVIVCTAGHGTATLPSGKHDLGPGDVVVLPPQTPHDYAAERDEPWTIWWMHVAGRAVADLELAVRAAAGGHVLHLDDPARVVSLLATVLHEMERDETETSLLAASGAAWHALALLGAQRRTPRSTKADPVETALRHLRDNWVGRTSVAELAGMTGLSASHFATLFRRATGFSVLEYQTRVRMGHARELLDTTDRAVSVIAHLVGYADPLYFSRQFAKLHGMAPRAYRRRDDR, from the coding sequence ATGCGGGTGCTCCCCCGCCCCTTCGTCCGCCGCGCCCTGGACCGCCCGGTCATGGGCCAGCTCCTGGTCACCGACGCCGGCTTCTTCCCCCGCGCAGTACGCCACCGGCGGCGCCGGCCCGCCGGCACCGAACAGTTGGTCGTCATCGTGTGCACGGCTGGCCACGGCACCGCCACGCTGCCCAGCGGGAAGCACGATCTAGGCCCCGGCGACGTCGTCGTCCTGCCGCCGCAGACCCCGCACGACTACGCCGCCGAGCGGGACGAGCCGTGGACCATCTGGTGGATGCATGTCGCGGGCCGGGCCGTCGCCGACCTGGAGTTGGCGGTCCGCGCAGCCGCTGGCGGGCATGTGCTGCATCTAGACGACCCCGCCCGCGTCGTCTCGCTCCTCGCGACCGTGCTGCATGAGATGGAGCGTGACGAGACTGAGACCTCGCTGCTCGCCGCGTCGGGTGCCGCGTGGCACGCCCTCGCCCTGCTGGGGGCGCAGCGACGCACGCCCCGGTCCACCAAGGCAGACCCCGTCGAGACCGCGCTCAGGCACCTGCGCGACAACTGGGTAGGCCGCACATCCGTCGCAGAGCTCGCCGGAATGACCGGCCTGTCTGCGTCCCACTTCGCCACACTCTTCCGGCGCGCGACGGGGTTCTCCGTACTCGAGTACCAGACCCGCGTGCGCATGGGACACGCCCGCGAACTCCTCGACACTACCGACAGGGCGGTTTCCGTCATCGCGCACCTGGTTGGGTACGCCGACCCGCTCTACTTCTCCCGGCAGTTCGCCAAGCTCCACGGCATGGCACCCCGAGCGTACCGGCGGCGCGACGACCGCTGA